In one window of Coleofasciculus chthonoplastes PCC 7420 DNA:
- a CDS encoding AAA family ATPase, protein MKVQSVELKYFKKFSNPPVFDFTDSETGLARDIIVLIGMNGAGKTSLLQAIAATLGVATGRLQKLPDLDWVGFNYELLGNNWDRFEPEVTLKVQFSSEELHAVQEFNHKLQEMDRHLPVPPAEDYLATLRWQGERVQADKAAQLFQFKGRDYAKQLLRSEGFQVFERVGTVFWYTEQRTSTSLTSENPDQKIEITENILRDRLSKWRQFHQDVETGRIKQLRPGQKDVYAEIEQAYQKVFPERSFEGPVPRENIDDILSEPWFYLYDGKNQYEISELSGGERAIFPILMDFANWNIHNSVILIDELELHLHPPMQQALLRNLLKLGKNNQFIITTHSDYVEQLVPEAHIIRLEV, encoded by the coding sequence ATGAAAGTTCAATCGGTCGAGTTAAAGTATTTCAAGAAATTCAGCAATCCGCCTGTATTTGATTTTACGGATTCAGAAACGGGCTTGGCACGAGATATTATTGTCCTAATCGGCATGAATGGTGCGGGTAAAACCAGTCTTTTACAGGCAATTGCGGCGACGCTGGGAGTAGCAACTGGACGATTACAAAAACTTCCTGATTTAGATTGGGTAGGATTTAATTATGAACTGTTAGGAAATAACTGGGATCGATTTGAGCCAGAGGTAACTCTAAAGGTACAATTTTCCTCTGAAGAACTCCATGCTGTTCAGGAATTCAATCATAAATTACAAGAAATGGATCGTCATTTACCCGTTCCTCCAGCAGAGGATTATCTAGCAACTTTGAGATGGCAAGGTGAGCGAGTTCAGGCAGATAAAGCGGCTCAATTGTTCCAATTTAAAGGACGAGACTATGCTAAACAACTACTCCGATCTGAAGGATTTCAGGTGTTTGAACGAGTGGGTACAGTATTCTGGTATACCGAACAAAGAACGTCAACAAGTTTAACCAGTGAAAATCCCGATCAGAAAATTGAAATAACTGAAAATATTTTACGCGATCGCCTATCAAAATGGCGGCAATTTCACCAAGATGTTGAAACAGGTAGAATTAAGCAACTACGTCCAGGACAAAAAGATGTGTACGCTGAAATTGAACAAGCTTACCAGAAGGTTTTTCCCGAACGTAGTTTTGAAGGTCCGGTTCCCCGCGAAAATATTGATGATATCCTGAGTGAACCATGGTTTTATCTCTACGATGGCAAAAACCAGTATGAAATTTCGGAACTCTCTGGCGGAGAACGGGCTATATTTCCCATACTAATGGACTTTGCCAACTGGAATATTCATAATTCAGTCATCTTGATTGATGAACTTGAATTACATTTACATCCGCCAATGCAACAAGCATTGCTGAGGAATTTGCTAAAGTTGGGTAAAAATAATCAATTTATCATCACAACTCACTCTGATTATGTAGAGCAATTAGTCCCTGAAGCACATATTATCCGGTTAGAGGTGTAA
- a CDS encoding Uma2 family endonuclease, which yields MAITTVKWTIDEYHRMIAAGILEDRRVELLQGEIVEMSPEGEPHAYFSSEAGEYLMRRLSDRAMVRLAKPITLPNNSEPEPDIAIVQRLGREYLDHHPYPDNIFWLIEYSESSLEKDLEIKLKIYAQVGISEYWVVNLKRRQLIVFRDPQDGEYASRSTLTGGIIYPLAFADISISVDSIVSM from the coding sequence ATGGCAATCACCACAGTCAAATGGACAATAGACGAGTATCACCGCATGATTGCGGCGGGGATTTTAGAGGATCGGCGTGTGGAACTACTCCAAGGAGAAATTGTCGAGATGTCACCAGAAGGAGAACCCCACGCCTACTTCAGTAGTGAAGCTGGGGAATATCTGATGCGGCGGTTAAGCGATCGCGCGATGGTTCGGTTAGCCAAGCCGATTACACTCCCAAACAACTCTGAACCTGAACCCGATATCGCCATTGTGCAACGATTGGGACGTGAATATCTAGACCATCACCCTTATCCAGACAACATTTTTTGGCTAATTGAGTATTCAGAGTCCAGTTTAGAGAAAGATTTAGAGATAAAACTTAAAATTTATGCCCAAGTTGGTATTTCTGAATACTGGGTCGTTAACCTAAAAAGAAGACAACTTATTGTATTTCGAGATCCCCAAGATGGAGAATACGCTTCCCGATCTACCTTAACTGGAGGGATAATTTATCCCCTAGCGTTTGCTGATATCAGTATATCCGTCGATTCTATTGTCAGTATGTAA